A window of the Cystobacter fuscus genome harbors these coding sequences:
- a CDS encoding type VI immunity family protein, with protein sequence MELTSPCPNWLNFLGHPVLDGLGGAAGLRARLHSPDTTLQEMKEGRAVITLGARPDAGDIERGRTLPAYRELARVLEPALYYRQYPRNQEVPEHIRRWERRFHE encoded by the coding sequence ATGGAGCTGACGTCCCCCTGCCCTAATTGGTTGAACTTCCTGGGTCATCCCGTGTTGGACGGACTGGGAGGAGCAGCGGGTCTCCGGGCCCGGTTGCACTCGCCGGATACCACCCTTCAGGAAATGAAGGAGGGACGGGCCGTCATCACCCTTGGCGCCCGACCTGACGCGGGTGACATCGAGCGAGGCCGCACGCTGCCCGCCTACCGGGAACTGGCACGTGTATTGGAACCCGCCCTCTATTACAGACAGTACCCACGAAACCAAGAGGTCCCCGAGCACATCCGCCGCTGGGAGCGCCGCTTCCACGAATGA
- a CDS encoding trifunctional serine/threonine-protein kinase/ATP-binding protein/sensor histidine kinase produces the protein MLNLPGYTLRRPVRATDSNLLFQAVREADGAPVIIKTPVDPCAGPREDERYRREHNILRRLLGVRGVTRPHGCERVNGRPVLVLEEVQGVALSEAVGQPFELVRFLELAVSLTSTLAEIHLRGVIHKDIKPSNIIVMPSGEPRIIDFGAATLQRTEHVDAAPTHLIEGTLAYMSPEQTGRMNRVVDYRTDFYSLGVTFYELLTGVRPFQGRDALEWFHAHMAQLPRPPHELVASVPPVLSAIVMRCLAKVAEERYQSAEGLRHDLAECGESLRRGALELFVLGKRDIPSRFQLPQRLYGRDTHVATLLQGFERIARGGRPELILVRGYSGIGKSSVVHELHKPVVQRRGFFLSGKFDQLQRDVPYATLAEAIRGLVRQLLAGTDEEVARWRERLREALQGNGQVLVELVPQLTLLLGPQPAVPELPPVEARHRFNQVFLRFLGVFATAEHPLVMFLDDLQWADLASLRLLQSLLTAEEAPAVLWIGAYRDNEVSPSHPLMMMLGEVHEAKVAVTDLQLAPLSLEQLQHLVGDALPGAGAEVILPLSQQVYEKTGGNPFFLLQLMQALHHDGLLGRIPGGGWCWDAEGVRARGYSDNIVDFMARNLHQLSASTRHLLPLAACLGNSFSLGMLALIAGLEADEVERGLEPALQESLVVRSASEQYRFLHDRIQQAAHALIPEGERQAIHVRIGRLLLERLSAEEVRERLFEIVSQLNTGVELIGGHEERHRLARLNAEAGWKARASSAHGSAAAYLAMAFSLIPGDPWALDPALAFKVRLDRASSELMSGNLAEARRLLEELCSRARNRADIAAAYTLRHEVHLIVGEIEASVTCLLEGLTLLGMPMSPHPSWEEAVAAREEVQALLGGRSIESLVELPLMTDADMKPVMSVLGRLFPSAYFTDNNLLVLHVCRMVSLSLRYGNTNESAIGYSSLGILLGMFFKSYQEGYAYGVLARALVDRYDLTQERVRAFFNLEMISYWCRPLAEAHAHALNAFQHAVQSNDYLFACYIVGHVVWNRQAMGHPLDDVYQDAIARMDFMRKTGFVGVVDTTLIVLRYMQTLRGNSPTFGTLDGEGFDEKALEASLSPAHMSSMVCQYWLSKMQARFMCGSYAEAREAGDKAAAFIWSFIGIIPLLDFHLFRALTLVACCEGATEEERRRYLEAAEAHGRQLEEWAGNCPETFRALERLVFAELARVRGHLEQALPAYEEALRSARDHGFIHYVALVCELAANFYRKRQAPFIAEAYARQAREAYAQWGAQGKVKQLDVLWPSLMRPVAAPTGGTTTSSSGSQEIDALAVVKAQQAISSEIVLERLASTLIRVATESAGAQRGALLLPRGDKLEVVVDTDASGGTRAALPWTILSYVRRTREHVLIGDAAAPHPFSGEPYLEHSGARSVLCLPLMRQESLSGVMYLENRFASGAFTPERILLLGQLASQAAISIENARLYAELQRTEAALRGANDELERRVEERTRELKQAQAQLVDTARAAGMAEVASDVLHNVGNVLTSAVINLELMRSGVAASRFDRAAQLSALLKEHQADLVGFLTRDPKGRVLPDYLLALTEALRQERLQLQTNLNEMSLHLEHIHAIIRVQQDYAKTSLILSEWDLTQLIEDSLRFQLVTLQRHGISVTREFTDAPRMQVDKHKVLQILINLLSNAKDAMAELPEGRRHLCVRLTVQGSVARIQVVDSGKGFARELHRQLFALGFTTREEGHGFGLHSSALAAQMMGGRLLLESEGPGKGATATLELPLSRPL, from the coding sequence ATGTTGAACCTTCCAGGCTATACGCTCCGTCGTCCGGTCCGCGCCACCGACTCGAACCTGCTGTTCCAGGCGGTGCGCGAGGCGGATGGCGCACCGGTCATCATCAAGACGCCGGTGGACCCCTGCGCTGGCCCGCGCGAGGACGAGCGGTACCGCCGGGAGCACAACATCCTGCGGAGGCTGCTGGGCGTGCGCGGCGTCACCCGGCCCCATGGGTGCGAGCGGGTCAACGGCCGCCCCGTCCTGGTACTGGAGGAGGTGCAGGGGGTGGCCCTCTCCGAGGCGGTGGGCCAGCCCTTCGAACTCGTCCGCTTCCTCGAGCTGGCTGTCTCCCTGACCTCGACCCTGGCGGAGATTCACCTCCGGGGAGTCATCCACAAGGACATCAAGCCCTCCAACATCATCGTCATGCCCTCGGGCGAGCCGCGCATCATCGACTTTGGTGCCGCCACCCTCCAGCGCACCGAGCATGTGGACGCGGCGCCGACCCACCTGATCGAGGGAACGCTGGCCTACATGTCCCCGGAGCAGACCGGGCGCATGAACCGCGTGGTGGACTACCGCACCGACTTCTACTCGCTGGGCGTGACGTTCTACGAGCTGCTCACGGGCGTCCGGCCGTTCCAGGGGCGTGACGCGCTCGAGTGGTTCCATGCGCACATGGCCCAGCTGCCGAGGCCGCCGCACGAACTCGTCGCCAGCGTCCCGCCCGTGCTGTCCGCGATCGTGATGCGGTGCCTGGCCAAGGTCGCCGAGGAGCGCTACCAGAGCGCCGAGGGGCTACGGCACGACCTCGCGGAGTGCGGGGAGTCTCTGCGCCGGGGCGCGCTCGAACTCTTCGTGCTGGGCAAGCGGGACATCCCCAGCCGCTTCCAGCTCCCCCAGCGGCTCTACGGGCGAGACACCCACGTCGCCACCCTGCTCCAGGGCTTCGAGCGAATCGCGCGCGGAGGTCGGCCCGAGCTCATCCTGGTCCGCGGCTACTCCGGCATCGGCAAGTCGTCGGTGGTCCACGAGCTGCACAAGCCCGTGGTTCAGCGGCGCGGGTTCTTCCTGAGCGGCAAGTTCGATCAGCTCCAGCGGGACGTTCCCTACGCCACCCTGGCCGAGGCCATCCGGGGGTTGGTGCGCCAGTTGCTGGCGGGCACCGACGAGGAGGTGGCCCGGTGGCGTGAGCGCCTGCGGGAGGCCCTCCAGGGCAATGGCCAGGTCCTCGTGGAGCTGGTTCCACAGCTCACGCTCCTCCTGGGCCCGCAGCCGGCGGTCCCGGAGCTTCCGCCCGTCGAGGCGCGGCACCGCTTCAACCAGGTGTTCCTCCGCTTCCTCGGCGTCTTCGCCACCGCCGAGCACCCGCTCGTCATGTTCCTGGATGACTTGCAGTGGGCGGACCTGGCCAGCCTCCGGCTCCTCCAGTCCCTGCTCACCGCGGAGGAGGCGCCAGCGGTGCTGTGGATCGGGGCCTACCGGGACAACGAGGTCAGCCCCTCCCACCCGCTGATGATGATGCTCGGGGAGGTGCACGAGGCGAAGGTCGCGGTGACCGACCTCCAGCTCGCGCCGCTGAGCCTGGAGCAGCTCCAGCACCTCGTGGGCGATGCGCTCCCGGGCGCGGGGGCGGAGGTCATCCTGCCCCTGTCGCAACAGGTGTACGAGAAGACGGGCGGCAACCCGTTCTTCCTCCTGCAGTTGATGCAGGCGTTGCACCACGATGGCCTCCTCGGCCGCATTCCCGGAGGGGGCTGGTGCTGGGATGCCGAGGGCGTCCGGGCCCGCGGGTACTCCGACAACATCGTCGACTTCATGGCTCGCAACCTGCACCAGCTTTCCGCGAGCACCCGGCACCTGCTCCCCCTGGCGGCGTGCCTGGGCAACAGCTTCTCACTCGGGATGCTGGCCCTCATCGCCGGCCTGGAGGCGGACGAGGTGGAGCGGGGCCTCGAGCCGGCGCTCCAGGAGAGCCTGGTGGTGCGCAGTGCCTCGGAGCAGTACCGGTTCCTGCATGATCGCATCCAGCAGGCGGCGCATGCCCTCATCCCCGAAGGCGAGCGCCAGGCGATCCACGTGCGCATCGGGCGCCTGCTGCTGGAGCGCCTGTCCGCCGAGGAGGTGCGCGAGAGGCTCTTCGAGATCGTGAGCCAGCTCAACACCGGGGTGGAGCTCATCGGCGGCCACGAGGAGCGCCACCGCCTCGCGCGCCTGAACGCCGAGGCGGGCTGGAAGGCCCGGGCCTCCAGCGCGCACGGCTCGGCCGCCGCCTATCTCGCGATGGCCTTCTCGCTCATCCCGGGCGATCCCTGGGCGCTGGACCCCGCGCTGGCCTTCAAGGTGCGGCTGGATCGGGCGAGCAGCGAGCTCATGAGCGGCAATCTCGCCGAGGCCCGCCGCCTGCTGGAAGAGCTGTGCTCGCGGGCACGGAACCGGGCGGACATCGCCGCCGCCTACACCTTGAGGCATGAGGTGCACCTCATCGTCGGCGAGATCGAGGCCTCCGTCACCTGCCTCCTGGAGGGACTGACCCTGCTGGGCATGCCGATGTCTCCGCATCCCTCCTGGGAGGAGGCCGTGGCCGCCCGGGAGGAGGTCCAGGCCCTGCTGGGGGGCCGTTCCATCGAGAGCCTCGTCGAGCTGCCGCTGATGACGGACGCGGACATGAAGCCGGTGATGAGCGTCCTGGGCCGCCTCTTCCCCTCCGCCTACTTCACCGACAACAACCTGCTCGTCCTCCATGTCTGCCGGATGGTCTCCCTGAGCCTGCGCTACGGCAACACCAACGAGTCGGCGATCGGGTACAGCTCGCTCGGCATCCTGCTCGGGATGTTCTTCAAGAGCTATCAGGAGGGCTATGCCTATGGCGTGCTCGCCCGCGCGCTCGTGGATCGGTACGACCTGACCCAGGAGCGGGTCCGGGCGTTCTTCAACCTGGAGATGATCAGCTACTGGTGCCGGCCCCTGGCCGAGGCGCACGCGCACGCGCTGAATGCCTTCCAGCACGCGGTCCAGAGCAACGACTATCTGTTCGCCTGTTACATCGTCGGCCATGTCGTCTGGAATCGGCAGGCCATGGGGCACCCCCTGGATGACGTCTACCAGGATGCGATCGCCCGGATGGACTTCATGCGCAAGACGGGCTTCGTGGGGGTGGTGGATACCACCCTCATCGTCCTGCGCTACATGCAGACACTGCGGGGCAACTCACCCACGTTCGGCACGCTGGATGGAGAGGGGTTCGACGAGAAGGCTCTCGAGGCCTCGTTGTCGCCGGCCCACATGAGCAGCATGGTGTGCCAGTACTGGCTCTCCAAGATGCAGGCGCGCTTCATGTGCGGCTCCTACGCGGAGGCCCGTGAGGCGGGGGACAAGGCGGCGGCGTTCATCTGGTCCTTCATCGGCATCATCCCCCTCCTGGACTTCCACCTCTTCCGCGCCCTCACCCTGGTCGCGTGCTGTGAGGGCGCGACGGAGGAGGAGCGGCGGCGCTACCTCGAGGCCGCCGAGGCGCACGGGCGACAGCTCGAGGAATGGGCAGGCAACTGTCCCGAGACCTTCCGCGCGCTCGAGCGGCTCGTCTTCGCGGAACTGGCCCGCGTCCGGGGCCACCTGGAGCAGGCGCTCCCCGCGTACGAGGAGGCCCTCCGCTCGGCCCGCGACCACGGCTTCATCCACTACGTGGCCTTGGTGTGTGAGCTGGCGGCGAACTTCTACCGCAAGCGGCAGGCTCCTTTCATCGCGGAGGCCTACGCGCGCCAGGCCCGGGAGGCGTACGCGCAGTGGGGAGCCCAGGGCAAGGTCAAGCAGCTGGACGTCCTGTGGCCGTCCCTGATGCGCCCGGTGGCGGCACCCACGGGTGGCACTACCACCTCCTCCTCGGGGTCCCAGGAGATCGACGCGCTCGCCGTGGTCAAGGCTCAGCAGGCCATCTCCAGCGAGATCGTCCTCGAGCGGCTGGCGTCCACGCTCATCCGGGTCGCCACCGAGAGCGCGGGGGCCCAGCGGGGAGCCCTGCTGTTGCCGCGCGGTGACAAGCTCGAGGTCGTGGTCGACACGGATGCCTCGGGCGGCACGCGGGCCGCTCTGCCCTGGACGATCCTCTCCTACGTCCGGCGCACGCGCGAGCATGTGCTCATTGGCGACGCGGCGGCGCCTCACCCGTTCTCGGGCGAGCCCTACCTCGAGCACAGTGGCGCCAGGTCCGTGCTCTGCCTGCCGCTGATGCGCCAGGAGTCGTTGTCGGGGGTGATGTACCTGGAGAACCGGTTCGCCTCCGGGGCGTTCACGCCGGAGCGCATCCTGCTGCTGGGGCAGCTCGCCTCGCAGGCCGCCATCTCCATCGAGAACGCCCGGCTGTACGCCGAGCTTCAGCGCACCGAGGCCGCCCTGCGCGGCGCCAACGACGAGCTGGAGCGGCGGGTGGAGGAGCGCACGCGCGAACTCAAGCAGGCCCAGGCCCAGCTGGTGGACACGGCCCGTGCGGCGGGCATGGCCGAGGTCGCCTCGGACGTGCTGCACAACGTGGGCAACGTCCTCACCAGCGCCGTCATCAACCTGGAGCTGATGCGCTCCGGGGTCGCGGCCTCACGCTTCGACCGGGCGGCTCAACTCTCCGCCCTGCTCAAGGAGCACCAGGCGGACCTGGTCGGCTTCCTGACGCGCGACCCGAAAGGCCGCGTCCTGCCGGACTACCTGCTGGCACTCACCGAGGCGCTCCGCCAGGAGCGGCTCCAACTCCAGACGAACCTGAACGAGATGAGTCTGCATCTCGAGCACATCCACGCCATCATCCGGGTGCAGCAGGACTACGCCAAGACATCACTCATCCTCAGTGAGTGGGATCTCACCCAGCTCATCGAGGACAGCCTGCGCTTCCAGTTGGTCACGCTGCAGCGCCACGGCATTTCCGTGACGCGCGAGTTCACCGACGCTCCCAGGATGCAGGTGGACAAGCACAAGGTGTTGCAGATCCTCATCAACCTCCTGAGCAACGCCAAGGATGCCATGGCCGAGCTCCCCGAGGGGCGACGTCACCTGTGCGTGCGGCTCACGGTCCAGGGGAGCGTGGCCCGGATTCAGGTGGTGGACAGCGGCAAGGGCTTCGCGCGGGAGCTCCACAGGCAACTCTTCGCGCTCGGCTTCACCACCCGCGAGGAGGGGCATGGCTTTGGCCTGCACTCGAGCGCGCTGGCGGCGCAGATGATGGGGGGCCGCCTGCTGCTGGAGAGCGAAGGCCCCGGCAAGGGCGCCACGGCCACGCTCGAGCTCCCCCTCTCTCGGCCGCTCTGA
- a CDS encoding SPFH domain-containing protein, with protein sequence MNSSQLLQLIGGIVAGLCTVPFLIGLGRLFGLQVEDEETVLVTRFGKLEKTLSKPGWHWVPERVLPWVRTFPVSRARDFRDITNIQVNDARGTTVIVDLWLEFRVADPARALFGVADWDKSLRALVTHAALSILGNRSFEHILCDRSELGEKVRQDIQDETQRWGLEVERVLVRNVSLRPEVAQQVFDTLSARLERATAEVEEEGRQRVALLDAQTSAQVASLVAEAKGQYPAAVGRAFAMLGKQPRVLHAYNELYSLSQVRPHRTVAFHGFAEDEMRAIDAAMLPTTTTNGAQDLEVPTLRPNGDERKVEA encoded by the coding sequence ATGAACTCGAGCCAACTGCTTCAACTCATCGGCGGTATCGTCGCGGGCCTGTGCACCGTGCCCTTCCTGATTGGACTGGGGCGCCTGTTCGGCCTCCAGGTGGAGGACGAGGAGACGGTGCTCGTCACGCGCTTTGGCAAGCTGGAGAAGACGCTGAGCAAGCCGGGCTGGCACTGGGTGCCCGAGCGCGTGCTGCCCTGGGTGCGCACGTTCCCGGTGAGCCGGGCGCGCGACTTCCGCGACATCACCAACATCCAGGTCAACGACGCGCGGGGCACCACGGTCATCGTGGACCTGTGGCTGGAGTTCCGGGTGGCGGATCCGGCGCGCGCGCTCTTCGGGGTGGCGGACTGGGACAAGTCGCTCCGGGCGCTCGTCACCCACGCGGCGCTGTCCATCCTGGGCAACCGCTCGTTCGAGCACATCCTGTGTGACCGCAGCGAGCTGGGCGAGAAGGTGCGCCAGGACATCCAGGACGAGACGCAGCGCTGGGGCCTGGAAGTGGAGCGGGTGCTCGTCCGCAACGTGAGCCTGCGCCCCGAGGTGGCCCAGCAGGTGTTCGACACGCTGTCGGCGCGGCTCGAGCGCGCCACGGCGGAGGTGGAGGAGGAGGGACGCCAGCGCGTGGCGCTCCTGGACGCGCAGACGAGCGCCCAGGTGGCGTCGCTGGTGGCCGAGGCCAAGGGCCAGTACCCGGCGGCGGTGGGCCGTGCCTTCGCGATGCTGGGCAAGCAGCCGCGGGTGCTCCACGCCTACAACGAGCTGTACTCGCTCTCCCAGGTGCGCCCGCACCGCACCGTGGCCTTCCATGGCTTCGCCGAAGACGAGATGCGGGCCATCGACGCGGCGATGCTCCCCACCACGACGACCAACGGCGCCCAGGATCTGGAAGTCCCGACGCTGCGCCCCAATGGGGACGAGCGTAAGGTCGAGGCCTGA
- a CDS encoding patatin-like phospholipase family protein yields MSNMILNRRETAPTGSPGIPLPSISFSGCAWLISYHLGVIDVAREVCDLSRTTFLGASSGSLAAILAAAEIKTADALDFIITMVRDVEPRWLGPFGRMSQTVTAGLRRLMPEDTYLRVRGRVYISVTRLPTLRNLLLPERELRSNEELLRIALASCYIPLYYERPVFYGGFPALDGGASNNLPQLDAHTVLVSPTPSFQRKRLDIFPKEEPPLITALLPRVTIVERLFEQGREDGLAFFTTTLAARARPEVTPIPPGR; encoded by the coding sequence ATGAGCAACATGATCCTGAACAGGAGAGAGACTGCGCCGACTGGGTCCCCGGGAATTCCGCTGCCGTCCATTTCCTTCTCCGGGTGCGCGTGGCTCATCTCGTACCATCTCGGCGTCATCGATGTGGCGCGCGAGGTGTGCGACCTGTCGCGGACGACGTTCCTGGGGGCCTCCTCTGGAAGCTTGGCGGCGATCCTGGCGGCCGCGGAAATCAAGACGGCGGACGCACTGGACTTCATCATCACGATGGTGCGAGACGTGGAGCCGAGGTGGTTGGGACCCTTCGGGCGGATGAGCCAGACGGTGACCGCGGGCCTGCGGCGGCTGATGCCCGAGGACACCTATCTGCGCGTGCGGGGGCGGGTCTACATCTCGGTGACCCGCCTGCCGACCCTGCGCAACCTGCTGCTGCCAGAGCGCGAACTCCGCTCGAACGAGGAGCTGCTCCGCATCGCGCTCGCGTCCTGCTACATCCCCCTGTACTACGAACGGCCCGTCTTCTACGGCGGCTTTCCCGCGCTGGACGGAGGGGCCTCGAACAACTTGCCCCAACTGGATGCCCACACGGTCCTGGTCTCCCCTACGCCTTCCTTCCAGCGCAAGCGGCTCGACATCTTCCCCAAGGAGGAGCCACCGCTGATCACCGCGCTCCTTCCCCGGGTGACGATCGTCGAGCGCTTGTTCGAGCAAGGCCGCGAGGATGGGCTGGCCTTCTTCACGACGACGCTCGCGGCGCGTGCGCGCCCCGAAGTGACCCCCATTCCCCCAGGCCGATGA